One region of Strigops habroptila isolate Jane chromosome 11, bStrHab1.2.pri, whole genome shotgun sequence genomic DNA includes:
- the RAD54L2 gene encoding helicase ARIP4 isoform X2 — protein sequence MSDESISGSDPDLDPDLEQEDMEEEEEEDEEEAMEEDNDGDDEEDLLDESDQPQEAVFSSDHVEHTEDGEWQRSTSTTSSQSERAERHLQNQHKSLASEDTKKKRAQKPSHMRRNIRKLLREDQLEAVTKVAQQEELERRKRLEQQRKDYPATIPTVPLEFLPEDIVFRTAEATQLPPQVLAEEVICLDSTSSGSEDDAKGKNSIKDEVIELSSGEDDALQIVDSSDSGNEGEEDGSEESSGSHVNDALNQSDALGQVIVNINHPPNEEDIFLAPQLAHAVKPHQIGGIRFLYDNLVESLERFKTSSGFGCILAHSMGLGKTIQVISFLDVLFRHTEAKTVLAIVPVNTLQNWLAEFNMWLPAPENLPADYNSKEVQPRTFKVHILNDEHKTTAARAKVVNDWVTEGGVLLMGYEMYRLLSLKKSFATGRKKKTKKQAGPVIIDLDEEDRQQELLKGIEKALSRPGPDVVICDEGHRIKNCHASTSQALKNIRSRRRVVLTGYPLQNNLIEYWCMVDFVRPDFLGSRQEFSNMFERPILNGQCIDSTPQDVRLMRYRSHVLHSLLEGFVQRRGHNVLKVQLPSKEEHVILVRLSKIQRALYTEFMNRFRDAGNSGWLGLNPLKAFCVCCKIWNHPDVLYEALQKENLANEQDLDVDDLGTASTNSRCQPQGIKVKTESNALASPAGEATNSKFLQSVGFNPFQERANQVVTYEWAKDILCDYQTGVLENSPKMVLLFHLIEESVKLGDKILVFSQSLSTLSVIEEFLAKRPMPSPPGSDGGVHNWVRNINYYRLDGSTSASERERLINQFNDLSNTSVWLFLLSTRAGCLGVNLIGANRVVVFDASWNPCHDAQAVCRVYRYGQKKPCHIYRLVSDYTLEKKIYDRQISKQGMSDRVVDDLNPVLNFTRREVENLLHFVEEESDPAQLSLNPSKMKESVLQLACLKYPHLITKEPFQHESLLIDRKEHKLTKAEKKAAKKSYEEEKRASVPYTRPSYAQYYPASDQSLTSIPAFSQRNWRPALKGEDKPVASVRPVQSTPIPMMPRHVPMGSAGSTSSSNPAVNFPINYLQRAGVFVQKIVTTTDIVIPGTNTSTDVQARISAGESIHIIRGTKGTYIRTSDGRIFAIRTTGKPKGNEDRRTAASGSQSSSLESTSNGRHSASSPQLPSAEELTRPISPDSPEIISELQQYAEAAAARESRHSSPSANAAQGLPARTDNAPGLAARGAEQHVGIHCMAPSVSSALPATSQHVDAHSVLDLRGNKRKSTSPSASEEQARRQQKKRQLPSSVQPYEHGYPVSGVENRGVLSKLLDNLSLDAPWK from the exons ACCAACCCCAGGAAGCTGTGTTCAGCAGTGACCATGTTGAACACACGGAGGATGGAGAATGGCAGCGCTCTACTTCAACTACCTCATCTCAGAGTGAGCGGGCAGAGCGACACTTGCAGAACCAGCACAAGAGCCTGGCCTCTGAGGACACCAAAAAGAAGAGGGCTCAGAAACCGTCTCACATGCGGAGGAACATAAG AAAGCTCTTGCGTGAGGACCAACTGGAAGCTGTGACAAAAGTGGCCCAGCAGGAAGAGTTGGAGAGAAGGAAACGGCTAGAGCAACAGAGGAAGGATTATCCAGCCACTATACCAACCGTACCCCTAGAGTTTCTTCCTG AGGACATAGTTTTCAGAACAGCTGAGGCTACCCAGCTCCCTCCTCAGGTCCTGGCTGAGGAAGTGATCTGCCTAGATAGTACCAGCAGTGGCAGTGAAGATGatgctaaaggaaaaaatagcattaaagATG AAGTGATTGAGCTGAGTTCAGGAGAGGATGATGCCCTCCAAATTGTGGACAGCAGTGACTCTGGCAAtgaaggggaggaggatggCAGTGAAGAGAGCAGTGGCTCTCATGTGAATGATGCCTTAAATCAGTCAGATGCTCTGGGGCAAGTCATTGTCAACATCAATCATCCACCAAATGAGGAGGACATTTTCCTAGCTCCCCAGCTTGCACATGCAGTAAAACCTCATCAG ATTGGTGGGATCCGATTCCTGTATGACAACTTGGTTGAGTCTTTGGAGAGATTTAAAACCAGCAGTGGGTTTGGGTGTATTTTAGCACATAGCATGGGCCTGGGCAAGACCATACAGGTCATCTCTTTCTTGGATGTACTTTTTCGACACACGGAGGCAAAGACTGTTCTTGCCATTGTACCT GTGAATACACTCCAAAACTGGCTAGCAGAATTCAACATGTGGCTCCCAGCACCTGAAAACCTTCCTGCTGATTATAACTCCAAAGAGGTCCAGCCCCGCACCTTCAAAGTCCACATCCTGAATGATGAACACAA GACAACAGCTGCACGTGCAAAGGTGGTGAATGACTGGGTAACAGAAGGTGGTGTGCTGCTGATGGGATATGAGATGTACCGTCTTCTCTCACTGAAGAAGTCCTTTGCCACtggcaggaagaagaaaacaaagaaacaagctGGCCCTGTCATTATTGACTTGGATGAGGAAGACCGGCAGCAAGAGCTTCTGAAAG GGATTGAGAAAGCTTTGTCTCGCCCTGGCCCAGATGTGGTTATTTGTGATGAGGGACACCGGATAAAGAACTGCCATGCCAGTACTTCGCAGGCCCTGAAGAACATCCGCTCCCGCCGGCGGGTTGTGCTGACTGGTTACCCACTCCAGAACAACCTCATTGAGTATTGGTGCATGGTAGACTTTGTCCGACCTGACTTTCTAGGCTCTCGTCAGGAATTCAGCAACATGTTTGAGCGCCCTATCCTGAATGGGCAGTGTATTGACAGCACCCCTCAAGACGTCCGTCTCATGAGGTATCGCAGTCATGTCCTGCATAGCCTGCTGGAAGGCTTTGTGCAGCG GCGAGGCCACAATGTGCTGAAGGTTCAGCTCCCATCGAAGGAAGAACATGTCATTTTGGTACGTCTATCAAAGATCCAGCGGGCCCTTTATACGGAGTTCATGAACCGGTTCCGAGATGCAGGCAACAGTGGCTGGCTGGGACTGAACCCACTCAAAGCTTTCTGTGTCTGTTGTAAG ATCTGGAACCATCCAGATGTGTTGTATGAAGCTCTGCAAAAGGAGAATCTGGCAAACGAGCAGGATTTGGATGTGGATGACCTTGGCACAGCAAGTACTAATTCCCGCTGCCAGCCTCAGGGAATTAAAGTCAAAACAGAGAGTAATGCTTTGGCATCACCAGCTGGAGAAGCTACCAACAGCAAGTTCCTCCAGAGCGTTGGCTTCAACCCTTTTCAGGAGAGAGCAAATCAGGTCGTTACTTATGAGTGG GCCAAAGACATCTTGTGTGATTACCAGACAGGAGTCTTGGAGAACTCACCCAAGATGGTGTTACTGTTCCACCTAATTGAAGAAAGTGTGAAGCTTGGAGACAAGATCTTGGTCTTCAG CCAGAGCTTGTCTACCTTATCTGTCATTGAAGAGTTTTTGGCAAAGAGACCAATGCCGAGTCCTCCAGGCTCAGATGGAGGAGTTCACAACTGGGTCCGAAACATCAACTATTACA GACTGGATGGCAGCACCTCTGCCTCGGAAAGGGAACGGCTCATTAACCAGTTTAATGATCTCAGCAACACCTCTGTTTGGCTCTTCCTTTTGTCCACACG TGCTGGGTGTTTGGGTGTTAACCTCATTGGAGCAAACAGAGTGGTGGTGTTTGATGCTTCTTGGAACCCATGCCATGACGCCCAGGCTGTGTGCCGAGTGTACCGCTACGGGCAGAAGAAGCCATGCCACATTTACAGACTGGTTTCTGATTACACCCTTGAGAAGAAGATCTATGACCGTCAGATCTCCAAGCAGGGCATGTCAG ATCGGGTGGTGGATGATCTGAACCCAGTGTTGAACTTCACTCGACGGGAGGTGGAGAACCTGCTGCATTTTGTGGAAGAAGAGTCTGACCCTGCTCAGCTCTCCCTCAATCCAAGCAAGATGAAGGAGTCTGTTCTACAATTAGCCTGTCTCAAGTATCCTCACCTCATCACCAAG GAGCCTTTTCAACATGAGTCACTGCTGATCGACCGGAAGGAGCACAAGCTGAccaaggcagagaagaaagcagccaAGAAGAGCTACGAGGAGGAAAAGCGAGCATCCGTCCCGTATACCCGGCCGTCCTACGCACAGTATTACCCAGCCAGTGACCAGAGTCTGACAAGCATCCCTGCCTTTAGCCAGAGGAACTG GCGACCAGCCCTCAAGGGTGAGGACAAGCCAGTGGCAAGTGTCCGCCCAGTTCAGTCCACCCCCATTCCTATGATGCCTCGGCATGTCCCCATGGGCAGTGCAGGATCAACCTCAagttccaaccctgctgtcAACTTTCCCATCAACTATCTACAGCGAGCCGGTGTCTTTGTGCAGAAGATTGTCACCACCACAG ATATTGTGATTCCGGGTACGAACACATCCACTGATGTACAGGCAAGAATCAGTGCTGGAGAGAGCATCCACATCATCCGAGGGACGAAAG GGACGTATATCCGGACCAGTGATGGGCGGATTTTTGCTATTCGGACCACTGGGAAGCCAAAGGGCAATGAAGACCGTCGGACAGCTGCCTCAG GCTCCCAGAGCTCATCACTGGAGTCCACGAGCAATGGCAGACACAGTGCCTCATCACCGCAGCTCCCCAGCGCGGAGGAGCTCACTCGGCCCATATCCCCTGACAGCCCCGAGATCATCAGCGAGCTGCAGCAGTATGCGGAGGCAGCGGCTGCCCGGGAGTCCCGGCACAGCTCTCCCAGCGCCAACGCAGCGCAAGGCCTCCCTGCCCGCACGGACAACGCGCCCGGCTTAGCTGCCCGAGGAGCCGAGCAGCATGTGGGGATTCACTGCATGGCTCCCTCCGTGTCTTCAGCCCTGCCAGCCACCAGCCAGCACGTCGATGCCCACTCGGTGTTGGACTTACGGGGCAACAAGCGCAAGTCAACCTCACCGTCGGCTTCGGAGGAGCAAGCCCGCAGGCAGCAGAAGAAGCGGCAGTTGCCATCGTCCGTGCAGCCGTACGAACACGGGTACCCCGTCTCTG GAGTTGAAAACCGAGGGGTTCTGAGCAAACTGCTGGACAACTTGTCTTTGGATGCaccatggaaataa
- the RAD54L2 gene encoding helicase ARIP4 isoform X1: MSDESISGSDPDLDPDLEQEDMEEEEEEDEEEAMEEDNDGDDEEDLLDESDQPQEAVFSSDHVEHTEDGEWQRSTSTTSSQSERAERHLQNQHKSLASEDTKKKRAQKPSHMRRNIRKLLREDQLEAVTKVAQQEELERRKRLEQQRKDYPATIPTVPLEFLPEDIVFRTAEATQLPPQVLAEEVICLDSTSSGSEDDAKGKNSIKDEVIELSSGEDDALQIVDSSDSGNEGEEDGSEESSGSHVNDALNQSDALGQVIVNINHPPNEEDIFLAPQLAHAVKPHQIGGIRFLYDNLVESLERFKTSSGFGCILAHSMGLGKTIQVISFLDVLFRHTEAKTVLAIVPVNTLQNWLAEFNMWLPAPENLPADYNSKEVQPRTFKVHILNDEHKTTAARAKVVNDWVTEGGVLLMGYEMYRLLSLKKSFATGRKKKTKKQAGPVIIDLDEEDRQQELLKGIEKALSRPGPDVVICDEGHRIKNCHASTSQALKNIRSRRRVVLTGYPLQNNLIEYWCMVDFVRPDFLGSRQEFSNMFERPILNGQCIDSTPQDVRLMRYRSHVLHSLLEGFVQRRGHNVLKVQLPSKEEHVILVRLSKIQRALYTEFMNRFRDAGNSGWLGLNPLKAFCVCCKIWNHPDVLYEALQKENLANEQDLDVDDLGTASTNSRCQPQGIKVKTESNALASPAGEATNSKFLQSVGFNPFQERANQVVTYEWAKDILCDYQTGVLENSPKMVLLFHLIEESVKLGDKILVFSQSLSTLSVIEEFLAKRPMPSPPGSDGGVHNWVRNINYYRLDGSTSASERERLINQFNDLSNTSVWLFLLSTRAGCLGVNLIGANRVVVFDASWNPCHDAQAVCRVYRYGQKKPCHIYRLVSDYTLEKKIYDRQISKQGMSDRVVDDLNPVLNFTRREVENLLHFVEEESDPAQLSLNPSKMKESVLQLACLKYPHLITKEPFQHESLLIDRKEHKLTKAEKKAAKKSYEEEKRASVPYTRPSYAQYYPASDQSLTSIPAFSQRNWRPALKGEDKPVASVRPVQSTPIPMMPRHVPMGSAGSTSSSNPAVNFPINYLQRAGVFVQKIVTTTDIVIPGTNTSTDVQARISAGESIHIIRGTKGTYIRTSDGRIFAIRTTGKPKGNEDRRTAASGSQSSSLESTSNGRHSASSPQLPSAEELTRPISPDSPEIISELQQYAEAAAARESRHSSPSANAAQGLPARTDNAPGLAARGAEQHVGIHCMAPSVSSALPATSQHVDAHSVLDLRGNKRKSTSPSASEEQARRQQKKRQLPSSVQPYEHGYPVSGGFTMPPVSLNHNLTHPFASQPGNSLYMGTGSSYYQLPNLLPDPHLVFPVTTDPLLTAGTASSSAATSVTASVPSFMLNPSLTGVLPNYSLPFTQSLLPEPRMFAPFPAPVLPSSLPRSMASAYPGYTSPHSGYPAGGLLRSQVPQFEPQEVPEVGCSSNDEDKDDDVIEITGK, translated from the exons ACCAACCCCAGGAAGCTGTGTTCAGCAGTGACCATGTTGAACACACGGAGGATGGAGAATGGCAGCGCTCTACTTCAACTACCTCATCTCAGAGTGAGCGGGCAGAGCGACACTTGCAGAACCAGCACAAGAGCCTGGCCTCTGAGGACACCAAAAAGAAGAGGGCTCAGAAACCGTCTCACATGCGGAGGAACATAAG AAAGCTCTTGCGTGAGGACCAACTGGAAGCTGTGACAAAAGTGGCCCAGCAGGAAGAGTTGGAGAGAAGGAAACGGCTAGAGCAACAGAGGAAGGATTATCCAGCCACTATACCAACCGTACCCCTAGAGTTTCTTCCTG AGGACATAGTTTTCAGAACAGCTGAGGCTACCCAGCTCCCTCCTCAGGTCCTGGCTGAGGAAGTGATCTGCCTAGATAGTACCAGCAGTGGCAGTGAAGATGatgctaaaggaaaaaatagcattaaagATG AAGTGATTGAGCTGAGTTCAGGAGAGGATGATGCCCTCCAAATTGTGGACAGCAGTGACTCTGGCAAtgaaggggaggaggatggCAGTGAAGAGAGCAGTGGCTCTCATGTGAATGATGCCTTAAATCAGTCAGATGCTCTGGGGCAAGTCATTGTCAACATCAATCATCCACCAAATGAGGAGGACATTTTCCTAGCTCCCCAGCTTGCACATGCAGTAAAACCTCATCAG ATTGGTGGGATCCGATTCCTGTATGACAACTTGGTTGAGTCTTTGGAGAGATTTAAAACCAGCAGTGGGTTTGGGTGTATTTTAGCACATAGCATGGGCCTGGGCAAGACCATACAGGTCATCTCTTTCTTGGATGTACTTTTTCGACACACGGAGGCAAAGACTGTTCTTGCCATTGTACCT GTGAATACACTCCAAAACTGGCTAGCAGAATTCAACATGTGGCTCCCAGCACCTGAAAACCTTCCTGCTGATTATAACTCCAAAGAGGTCCAGCCCCGCACCTTCAAAGTCCACATCCTGAATGATGAACACAA GACAACAGCTGCACGTGCAAAGGTGGTGAATGACTGGGTAACAGAAGGTGGTGTGCTGCTGATGGGATATGAGATGTACCGTCTTCTCTCACTGAAGAAGTCCTTTGCCACtggcaggaagaagaaaacaaagaaacaagctGGCCCTGTCATTATTGACTTGGATGAGGAAGACCGGCAGCAAGAGCTTCTGAAAG GGATTGAGAAAGCTTTGTCTCGCCCTGGCCCAGATGTGGTTATTTGTGATGAGGGACACCGGATAAAGAACTGCCATGCCAGTACTTCGCAGGCCCTGAAGAACATCCGCTCCCGCCGGCGGGTTGTGCTGACTGGTTACCCACTCCAGAACAACCTCATTGAGTATTGGTGCATGGTAGACTTTGTCCGACCTGACTTTCTAGGCTCTCGTCAGGAATTCAGCAACATGTTTGAGCGCCCTATCCTGAATGGGCAGTGTATTGACAGCACCCCTCAAGACGTCCGTCTCATGAGGTATCGCAGTCATGTCCTGCATAGCCTGCTGGAAGGCTTTGTGCAGCG GCGAGGCCACAATGTGCTGAAGGTTCAGCTCCCATCGAAGGAAGAACATGTCATTTTGGTACGTCTATCAAAGATCCAGCGGGCCCTTTATACGGAGTTCATGAACCGGTTCCGAGATGCAGGCAACAGTGGCTGGCTGGGACTGAACCCACTCAAAGCTTTCTGTGTCTGTTGTAAG ATCTGGAACCATCCAGATGTGTTGTATGAAGCTCTGCAAAAGGAGAATCTGGCAAACGAGCAGGATTTGGATGTGGATGACCTTGGCACAGCAAGTACTAATTCCCGCTGCCAGCCTCAGGGAATTAAAGTCAAAACAGAGAGTAATGCTTTGGCATCACCAGCTGGAGAAGCTACCAACAGCAAGTTCCTCCAGAGCGTTGGCTTCAACCCTTTTCAGGAGAGAGCAAATCAGGTCGTTACTTATGAGTGG GCCAAAGACATCTTGTGTGATTACCAGACAGGAGTCTTGGAGAACTCACCCAAGATGGTGTTACTGTTCCACCTAATTGAAGAAAGTGTGAAGCTTGGAGACAAGATCTTGGTCTTCAG CCAGAGCTTGTCTACCTTATCTGTCATTGAAGAGTTTTTGGCAAAGAGACCAATGCCGAGTCCTCCAGGCTCAGATGGAGGAGTTCACAACTGGGTCCGAAACATCAACTATTACA GACTGGATGGCAGCACCTCTGCCTCGGAAAGGGAACGGCTCATTAACCAGTTTAATGATCTCAGCAACACCTCTGTTTGGCTCTTCCTTTTGTCCACACG TGCTGGGTGTTTGGGTGTTAACCTCATTGGAGCAAACAGAGTGGTGGTGTTTGATGCTTCTTGGAACCCATGCCATGACGCCCAGGCTGTGTGCCGAGTGTACCGCTACGGGCAGAAGAAGCCATGCCACATTTACAGACTGGTTTCTGATTACACCCTTGAGAAGAAGATCTATGACCGTCAGATCTCCAAGCAGGGCATGTCAG ATCGGGTGGTGGATGATCTGAACCCAGTGTTGAACTTCACTCGACGGGAGGTGGAGAACCTGCTGCATTTTGTGGAAGAAGAGTCTGACCCTGCTCAGCTCTCCCTCAATCCAAGCAAGATGAAGGAGTCTGTTCTACAATTAGCCTGTCTCAAGTATCCTCACCTCATCACCAAG GAGCCTTTTCAACATGAGTCACTGCTGATCGACCGGAAGGAGCACAAGCTGAccaaggcagagaagaaagcagccaAGAAGAGCTACGAGGAGGAAAAGCGAGCATCCGTCCCGTATACCCGGCCGTCCTACGCACAGTATTACCCAGCCAGTGACCAGAGTCTGACAAGCATCCCTGCCTTTAGCCAGAGGAACTG GCGACCAGCCCTCAAGGGTGAGGACAAGCCAGTGGCAAGTGTCCGCCCAGTTCAGTCCACCCCCATTCCTATGATGCCTCGGCATGTCCCCATGGGCAGTGCAGGATCAACCTCAagttccaaccctgctgtcAACTTTCCCATCAACTATCTACAGCGAGCCGGTGTCTTTGTGCAGAAGATTGTCACCACCACAG ATATTGTGATTCCGGGTACGAACACATCCACTGATGTACAGGCAAGAATCAGTGCTGGAGAGAGCATCCACATCATCCGAGGGACGAAAG GGACGTATATCCGGACCAGTGATGGGCGGATTTTTGCTATTCGGACCACTGGGAAGCCAAAGGGCAATGAAGACCGTCGGACAGCTGCCTCAG GCTCCCAGAGCTCATCACTGGAGTCCACGAGCAATGGCAGACACAGTGCCTCATCACCGCAGCTCCCCAGCGCGGAGGAGCTCACTCGGCCCATATCCCCTGACAGCCCCGAGATCATCAGCGAGCTGCAGCAGTATGCGGAGGCAGCGGCTGCCCGGGAGTCCCGGCACAGCTCTCCCAGCGCCAACGCAGCGCAAGGCCTCCCTGCCCGCACGGACAACGCGCCCGGCTTAGCTGCCCGAGGAGCCGAGCAGCATGTGGGGATTCACTGCATGGCTCCCTCCGTGTCTTCAGCCCTGCCAGCCACCAGCCAGCACGTCGATGCCCACTCGGTGTTGGACTTACGGGGCAACAAGCGCAAGTCAACCTCACCGTCGGCTTCGGAGGAGCAAGCCCGCAGGCAGCAGAAGAAGCGGCAGTTGCCATCGTCCGTGCAGCCGTACGAACACGGGTACCCCGTCTCTGGTGGGTTCACCATGCCTCCTGTCTCTTTAAACCACAACTTAACCCATCCATTTGCCTCCCAACCAGGAAACTCCTTGTACATGGGCACTGGCTCCTCTTATTACCAGCTGCCCAATTTACTCCCAGACCCTCATCTGGTGTTCCCTGTGACTACTGACCCTCTGCTGACAGCCGGCACCGCCAGCTCTTCTGCTGCTACCTCAGTCACCGCCAGCGTCCCCTCATTCATGCTAAACCCTTCTCTGACAGGGGTGCTGCCCAATTACTCGCTTCCCTTCACGCAGTCACTCCTGCCCGAGCCCAGGATGTTTGCTCCTTTCCCAGCCCCTGTCTTGCCTAGCAGCCTTCCCAGGAGCATGGCATCTGCCTACCCTGGCTACACGTCCCCTCACTCGGGCTACCCGGCTGGGGGCCTCCTTCGGTCCCAGGTGCCTCAGTTTGAACCCCAGGAGGTCCCAGAGGTGGGATGCAGCTCTAATGACGAGGACAAAGACGACGATGTTATAGAGATCACAGGGAAATAA